Within Pseudomonas sp. LBUM920, the genomic segment ATCACCACGCCAGTGGCGGTGTTGTTCGGCATGTGGATCGGCTCGTAATGCTTGGGTTGCTGGTACGCAGTACCGTCTTCCTTCGCTTCGGTGAACGCATCGATCGTGTTCGCAGTAGGAATCACAGCGAAGTTGTAGAACGGCGGTGGCGACGAAGTCGACCATTCCAGGGTGTGGCCATTCCATGGGTCGCCGGATTCGCAAGCGTTCTGCTTACGGTCACGGATACTCACGTACAGCTGGATCAGCTGGCAGGCGATACCGGCAGCGATCATCAACGCACCGAACATGGCAACGTACAGGTACGGCACCCACTCAGGGTTGGTGGTAGCGTTCAGACGACGGGTCATGCCCATGAAGCCCAGTGCATAGAGCGGCATGAACGCGACGAAGAAGCCCGAGATCCAGAACCAGAATGCAGCCTTGCCCCAACCTTCGTGCAGCTTGAAGCCGAACGCTTTCGGGAAGTAGAAGCTGAAACCAGCGATGTAACCGAATACAGCACCACCGATGATCACGTTGTGGAAGTGAGCGATCACGAACAGGCTGTTGTGCAGTACGAAGTCAGCACCCGGGATGGCCAGCAGTACGCCGGTCATGCCGCCGATTGCGAAGGTCACCATGAAGCCCAGGGTCCACAGAACCTGGCTGGTGATACGCAGACGGCCGTGGTAGATGGTGAATAGCCAGTTGAATAGCTTCACACCCGTCGGGATGGAAATCAGCATCGTCGCCAGGCCGAAGAAGGCGTTGACGCTGGCCCCCGAACCCATGGTGAAGAAGTGGTGCAGCCACACCATGAAGCCCAGTACAGAGATCGCGCCCGATGCGTAAACCATCGAGTGGTGACCGAACAGGCGCTTGCCGGTAAAGGTCGAGATCACTTCAGAGAAGATACCGAACGCTGGCAGGATCAGGATGTACACCTCAGGGTGACCCCATGCCCAGAACAGGTTCACGTACATCATCGGATTGCCACCAAGTTCATTGGTGAAAATGTGGAAATCCAGGTAACGGTCAAGCGACAGCAGCGCCATGGTAGCGGCCAGGATCGGGAACGAAGCCACGATCAGGACGTTGGCCCAGGTGCAGGTCCAGGTGAAGATAGGCATGTCCATCAGTTTCATGCCAGGGGCGCGCATTTTCAGGACGGTGGCCAGGAAGTTGACCCCCGTCAGTGTCGTCCCGAGTCCTGATAACTGTAGCGCCCAGATGTAGTAGTCCACACCCACGCCCGGACTGTACTGAATGCCCGACAGCGGTGGATACGCAACCCAACCGGTCTTGGCGAATTCGCCGACGCCCAGGGACAGGTTGATCAGCACCACGCCGGAAACCAGCAGCCAGAAGCTCAAGGAGTTCAGGAACGGATAGGCAACGTCACGCGCACCGATCTGCAGCGGCAAGGCAAGGTTCATCAAGCCGGTGAAGAATGGCATCGCCATGAAGATGATCATGATCACACCGTGAGCGGTGAAGATCTGGTCATAGTGTTCAGGCGGCAGGTAGCCAGGCGAACCCTCGGTGGCCATGGCCAACTGGGTACGCATCATGATGGCGTCGGCAAAACCACGCAGCAGCATGACCATGGCAACGATGACGTACATGACACCGATTTTTTTGTGGTCGACAGAGGTCAACCACTCGGTCCACAGGTAGGTCCACTTCTTGAAATACGTGATTGCAGCAAACAGTGCCAGACCACCCAGCGCGATCATGGCGATAGTCACCATCACGATCGGCTCGTGGAACGGGACCGCATCCCAACTTAATTTACCAAACATCGTTTACTCCTCTGCCCCAGCAGTTGAATGCGAGCCCGTGTCAGAACCTTCAACCGCGGCCACTTCTTTCTTCTCGTGCTTGACCGGCTTGCCTGGCTTCATACCTTCGTACTTGTCGACGATTTTCTGAAACAGGTCCGGCGTGTACGCGGAGTACAGAGTGGCTGGGTTGTTCTGGCTTGGTTTGGCAAGAGCATCGTATTCAGCTTGATCAAGCTGTTTAGGTGCGGCCTTGACTTTGGCTACCCAGGCGTCGAAATCTTCCTGGCTCGTCGAGATCGCTTTGAATTTCATGCCGGTGAAGCCAGCGCCGCTATAGTTGGCGGAGATGCCTTCCATTTCAGCTTTCTGGTTGGCGATCAGGTGCAGCTTGGTCTGCATGCCTGCCATCGCGTAGATCTGGCCGCCCAGAGCAGGGATGAAGAACGAGTTCATCACAGCATCGGAGGTGATCTTGAAGTTCAGCGGAGTGTGCTCCGGGAACTGGATTTCGTTAACAGTGGCGATACCCAGGTCCGGGTAGATGAACAGCCACTTCCAGTCCAGCGCGACGACTTCGATGTTGATCGGCTTGACGTCGGATTCCAGCGGACGGTACGGGTCCAGTGCGTGGGTGGACTTGTAGGTCACATAACCCAGGGCAATGATGATGAGGATCGGCACCAGCCACACTGCGATTTCGATCTTGGTGGAGTGCGACCACTTCGGCGCGTAGGTAGCGCTGGTGTTCGACGCGCGGTATTTCCAGGCGAAGGCGAAGGTCATGATGATCACGGGGACCACGACCAGCAGCATCAGCAGGGTGGCGGTGATGATCAGGTTTCGTTCATCCAGACCGACCTGTCCTTTTGGGTCGAGCAAGGTCCACTTGCAGCCTCCCAGCATTAACAACATGCCAAGCAGCGGCAAAAAGCCTAGTAATCGGGGGTACCTGTTTTTACTCATCTCACGACCTCTAAAGCAGCTTGCGCAATGCAGTTGGGTTTTGATCGCCAACACTTCACCCTGCCAAGGGTTGGCATTTCTCTTCGATTGAATAAGAGCCTGCCCGGCACGCCATACATGGACGTTGCACGGACCTGCGGTGAGTTCTTATTCGATTTCGTGGCTAAAGGCCTTGTTACAGACCAATTCCATTTGGTGCGGATAGTTGAAAGGCTGCCGGAACCTGGGGTCGCACAGAGCCATCCATCTGCCCCTCGACCGCTCCAATGCTCAAAGATTGAACAGCACCGGACATTCAGTGCGGGCGATTGTAGTTAGCTAGCGATGTATAAACCATGTCTTATAAAGAAATAATTTTTATCGATTCCAGCAACAATCCTTCACCAATCTTGCAAAGGTTCGGGATCTTATCGTGTTCGATTCTCAACAAAAACCACAAAAATTGCCGTGTTATTGCGTGACAGCGCCCTTCCCTTACACCTTGTAAGGGCATGCAAAACGTATCCAAGTCCCCATAAAACAAGGCATTCGGACATCACTGAATGAGGCAACCGGTGCGACGTTCGCGGCACCGTTCAATCGATGAACTGACAGCACATCTTGGCCGTTTTATGCAAATTTATGGACCGGCGCGGCGCGTCAGAAACGTCCTGCGACCGCGTCCGTGTGACAACATGTCGCACGCTGCGCGCACCTCAAGTTGCCCTTCGTCACGTCCCTTTCACAAAACCCTACATACAAAAACGCCCCGTCCTTCCATTAAGCAAGAACAGGGCGTTTCAGTGGGCCGCTTCAGGCCGTGCGTTGACGATTCCGATAGATGCCCAGCGGAACCAGGATCACCGTCAGCACAAACGCTACCAGCGCCCACTGTGCCAGGGACAGGCCAAGGATCGGCGGGTACGGCGTGCTGCAGAAGCCATCGACCTGGAAGCCCAGGGGAAAGACTTTGGCCAGCGGCAAGTCATCGACAATCGGCTGCAGGACATCGATGCCACAGCTGACCGCAGGGAAAAACTGCGTGTACACATGATGGCCGGCCGCAGCCACGCCGCCCAAGGCGCTGAGGACCACCAACCCTTCAAAGAAGGTGACCGCGCCTTTGCGGCGCATGGCGGCACCGATGAACGCAAACACCGCGATCAACAGCAAGGCGTAGCGCTGCAGGATGCACAGCGGGCATGGCGCTTCGCCCAGTACCACCTGCATGTACAACGCACCGCCGATCAGCGCCAGGCAGATGATGCCCAGCAACACCAGAAAGCGCCGCTCCCTGCCTAAACGCAATTCGTCACTCATCCCCGTTTCCCTTTGCCTGATTATGGTTGTGCCTGATGGCCGCAAGTTTACACACAGGGGATGGTTAAAACAGAAAGGGGTTAACGGCGGATTAATCGAGAGGAATGCAAAGCCAATTGTGGGAGCGGGCTTGCTCGCGAAGGCGGTGGATCAGCCACTTATAAGTCGACTGACACTGAGCCTTCGCGAGCGAGCCCGCTCCCACAGGTTGAACGGTGCTGTGCCTGGAAACCTTATTCCAGGGCCGCGGCCGGGCCGAAGAACTCGTAGCGCGCCTGTTTGTCCGGCACACCGAGGGCTTTAAGGTGGCGCTTGACCGCCGCCATGAAGCCTTTAGGGCCCAGGAAGTAGGCGTCGAGGTCACGCTGTTCGGGCAACCACGCCGCCAGTTGCTCCTGGCTCAGCATCCCGACTTTGTCTGCGGCCGGGCTCACGCCATCGTCTTCTGCGTAGCAATAGAAGCGCTTGAGTTGCGGGTGCTTGGCCGCCAGGGCGTCGACCCATTCACGGAACGCATGCACCCCGCCGTTTCGCGCGCAGTGGATAAAGTGCACCGGGCGCTCGGTGGCCAGGGCTGCTTCGAGCATCGGCAGCGTCGGTGTGATGCCCACCCCGCCGCTGATCAGCACCAGCGGCTTGTCGCTGGCAACCAGGGTGAATTCGCCCGATGGCGGGAACAGCTCGAGGGTCGCGCCGACGTGCATCTGGTCATGCAGGTAGTTGGACACCCGCCCACCAGCCTCGCGCTTGACGCTGATGCGGTACAAACCCGCATCGCTCAGGGCCGACAAGGAATAATTGCGGCGCACTTCTTCGCCATCGATCATCAGCTTCATGCCGAGGTACTGGCCCGGCGCGGCCGCCAGGATCTGGCCGTTATCCACCGGGGCAAAATAGAACGAAATGATTTCGTTGCTCTCCTCCACGCGCTTGACCAACTGGAACGGCCGCGCGCCGCGCCAGCCGCCCGGGGCCTGGGCTTTTTCGTCGTAGATGGCGGCTTCGGCGCCTATCAGGATATCGGCCAACTGACCATAGGCGGCGCCCCAGGCGCTCAGCACCTGGGGCGTGGCAATCTCGCTGCCCAGCACCTCGGCAATGGCCCGCAGCAGGCACGTGCCCACAATTGGGTAGTGCTCCGGCAGGATCTGCAGGGCCACGTGCTTGTTGATGATCTTTGCGACCAGATCGCCCAGTTGGTCCAACTGGTCGATATGCCGCGCGTACATCAGCACGCCATTGGCCAAGGCGCGGGGCTGGTCGCCGTTGGCCTGATTGGCCTGGTTGAACAGCGGGCGAACGTCCGGGTACTCGCTGAGCATCATGCGGTAGAAGTGCGTGATCAGCGCTTCGCCGCCGCTTTCCAGCAGGGGCACGGTGGATTTGACGATGGCACGGTCTTGGGCACTAAGCATGGCAGACTCCTGGGTCTTTTTACTGATTGCCCTTACGTACTCAGTATTCGTGCCAACTTATAAACCGTTATTTTTCAATTGGTTAAATATAAAGTAGTCAATATGACTTCCTACACTTTATAGTCATAAGGACTACAAGGAGTCATTATGACTGCACAATCGCTGCTCACTACCCTGCTGCCTCTGGTTGCCGACTTGTCGCGCGAACTGCCCGAAGGCGAGCGCTACCGACGCCTGTTGCAAGCCATGCGCGCGCTGCTGCCGTGCGATGCCGCCGCGCTGTTGCGCCTGGACGGTGAATGGCTGGTGCCGTTGGCGGTGGACGGTTTAAGCACCGACACCCTCGGCCGACGCTTCAAGGTCAGCGAGCACCCACGCTTTGCGGTGCTGCTGAGCAGCCCCGGCCCTACCCGCTTTGACACCGACAGCGAACTGCCGGACCCCTACGATGGTTTGGTCGATGGCCTGCACGGCCACCTGCAAGTGCACGACTGCATGGGCTGCCCGCTGTTTATCGACGACAAACCCTGGGGCCTGCTGACCCTCGACGCGCTGGACACCGAGCGCTTCGAGCGTGTCGAACTCGACGCCCTGCAGGCCTTCGCCAGCCTGGCAGCGGCCACCGTCAACGTCGCCGAACGTATCGAGCGCTTGGCCTTGCGCGCCGAAGATGAGCACCAGCGCGCCGAGATCTACCGCCAGGCCAGCGGCCAGCAGCACAAGGAAATGATTGGCCAGAGCAAGGCCCACAAGCACCTGGTCGAGGAAATCAAGCTAGTGGGCGGCAGCGACCTGACCGTGTTGATTACCGGCGAAACCGGCGTCGGCAAGGAACTGGTCGCCCAGGCCATCCACGCCGCGTCGCCGCGCGCAGACAAACCCCTGATCAGCCTCAACTGCGCTGCACTCCCGGAAACCCTGGTGGAAAGCGAGCTGTTCGGCCATGTGCGCGGTGCCTTTACCGGCGCGCTGAACGAGCGCCGCGGCAAATTCGAACTGGCCAATGGCGGCACGCTGTTTCTGGATGAAGTGGGCGAGCTGTCGCTGACCGTGCAGGCCAAACTGTTGCGCGTGCTGCAAAGCGGCCAACTGCAGCGCCTGGGCTCGGACAAGGAGCATCAAGTGGACGTGCGCCTGATCGCCGCCACCAACCGCGACTTGGCCGAAGAGGTGCGCAACGGCCGCTACCGTGCCGACTTTTATCACCGCCTGAGCGTGTACCCGCTGCAAGTGCCGGCGCTGCGCGAACGTGGCCGAGATGTGCTGCTGCTGGCGGGCTTCTTCCTCGAGCAGAACCGTTCACGCATGGGCCTGGGCAGCCTGCGCCTGACCGGCGACGCTCAAGCGGCGCTGCTGGCGTACAACTGGCCGGGCAATGTGCGGGAGTTGGAACATTTGATCGGACGCAGCGCGCTAAAAGCCATGGGAAACTGTCGCGAACGTCCGAAGATCCTGAGCCTGAGTGCCCACGACCTGGACCTGCCCGATGTCAGCGCGCCGCTGGCAATCGACGCACCGGCCGATGTGGCCCCTGTGGTCACCGGTGACCTGCGCCAGGCCACCGAGCATTACCAGCGCCAAGTCATCAGCGCCTGCCTGGAGCGCCACCAGCACAACTGGGCCAGCGCCGCCCGCGAACTGGGCCTCGACCGCGCCAACCTCGGCCGCATGGCCAGGCGTCTGGGTCTCAAATAGAACGAGCACCCCAGCCTGAACGCCGGAACAACTCGCTCCAAGGTGGGAGCTGGCTTGCCGGCGATAGCGGTGTACCTGCCGGCTCATCCACTTACCGCCATCGCCGGCAAGCCAGCGCCCCCATCAGATTTGCTTGGCCTTGAGCATCGGATCCACAGGCTGGCTCGGTTTAACCTTACGAAACACCAACACATTCCCCAGCATCACCAGCACCAGCCCCATCAACGCCGGCGCCGTCCACTGATACCCCTCGGCAAACGCCGACACATTCAGCGCCACCACCGGAAACAGCACCGTGCAATACGCCGCGCGCTCCGGGCCCATACGGCCCACCAACGTGAGGTAGGCGGTAAAACCAATTACCGACCCCGGAATCACCAGGTACCACAGCGCTCCGACATAACGCGCACTCCAATCCATGTCGAACGGTATCCCGCGCACCGCGCAATAGGTCGCGAGCATCACCGAACCATAGGCCATGCCCCAGGCATTGGTGGTCAACGGCTTGAGCCCGGCCTTCTGCTGCAGGCTAGACAGCAGGTTGCCGGCCGAAAAACACATCGTCCCCAACAACGCCAAACCCAAGCCCAGCAACGTCTGCGGGCTGGCGGTGTGCCCGACCAGCTCCGGCCAGAACAGAAAACCCAACCCCATTAATCCAAGCGCGCCGCCCATCAACACGTTGCGCGCCACCCGCTGACCGAAAAACACCCGCGCATTGAGGGCATTCCACAGCGTGGCCGTGGAAAACACCACCGCCACCAGGCCGCTGGGAATCCATTGACTGGCCGTCAGAAAACACATGAAGTTGACGCAAAACAGGCACACGCCCTGGGCGAGGCAAATCAGGTGCCCGCGCCGGTTCATCACCTGCAATTTGCGGCTGAGCAGCAACAGCGCAAACAGCACCAGCGCCGCCAGGCCAAAGCGATAGACGATCGACACTGGAATCGCCACGACACCCAATTGCCACTTGAGGGCAATCCAGGTAGTGCCCCAGATCAGCACGGTAAGTAAGTACAGGAAAAGGTTCATAGCGGGCTCCGTCGATTGAGCCACAGTGTTGCCCGCAGACCGGCCCGCGCTCTTGCACATTCTTGCGCTTTTGTCGGGCGGCGGGATCACAGCGCCCGCGCTGCGGAGTAGGATGCAAGGCGTCGGAGAGAACAACCATGCCAGAGCTGGAATCGCTGCAAGTCTTTCAAGCCCTCAACCGCTCGCCCAACGCACGCCTCGAAGCCTGCGCCGAGCTCGGTGACGGCTTGTCTGCGGCGTTGTGGAGCAACCATCACGATGCTCAGGACTACCAGGCGCCCACCCACCACACTTTGTCCTGCTACATCGGCGGCGGCACCGGGACTTTTCGCCGTGATCAGCCCGGCACCAAAGGTGGCCCTGACAAACTCTGCATCCTGCCGGCCGAGCATCAGTCAGCCTGGGTGATCAATGGTGAAATCCGCCTGGCCCATGTGTACTTCAGCCCCGAGCAATTTGCCCTCGGCTGCGTCACCCTGCTGGACCGCGAACCGCGCGAATTGCAATTGCGCGAAAGCACCTTTCTTGAAGACGCCAGCCAGGCCCGGCGCTTTCACCAGTTGATCGCGCTCAACTGGCACGAGCCCGCCGAACGCCTGCTGACCAGCAGCCTGGCCCATGAAATGCTCAGCCACACTTTGCTCAGCCAGGTTGGCGCGCGCGACGGTCTGCGTTTGAAAGGCGGATTGGCCGCGCATCAGCGCCGGCGGTTGGTGGACTACATCGACCATCACCTCGACGACCCGATCAGCCTGGGGCAATTGGCCGGGATGTGTGCGCTGTCGGAATACCATTTCGCGCGGATGTTCCGCCAAAGCTTCGGCCTGCCGCCCCATCAATACCTGTTGGCGCGACGCTTGGCCCGCGCGCAAAGCCTGCTGCGTGCCGGCACGCTCCCCCTGGGCGACATTGCCTGGATGTGCGGCTTCTCCAGCGCCAGCCACTTCACCCACCGCTTTCGCCAAGCCATGGGCGCCACACCCGGCGAATACCGCCAAGCCTTCCACGCCTAAACACACCCCTCCAGCACACCCGCACCCGTGGCGAGCGGACTTGCCCCGCGTCGGGCTGCGCAGCAGCCCCAAAAACAGGCGCCGCGCTCCACGAGGAAAATCTCAATCTCCTTACAGGGCCGCTGCGCAGCCCAACGCGGGGCAAGCCCGCTCGCCACGAAAGCATGAGACGTCATTGCCCATCGCTTTCGCCAAGCCATGGGGCCACACCCGGCGACTACCGCCAAGCCTTCTACGGCTAAACACAACCCCTCCAGCACACCCGCACCCGTGGCGAGCGGGCTTGCCCCGCGTCGGGCTGCGCAGCAGCCCCAAAAACAGGCGCCGCGCTCCACGAGGAAAATCTCAATATCCTCACAGGGCCGATGCGCCCAACGCGGGGCAAGCCCGCTCGCCACGAGAGCATGAGACGTCATTGCCCATCGCTTTCGCCAAGCCATGGGGCCACACCCGGCGACTACCGCCAAGCCTTCTACGGCTAAACACAACCCCTCCAGCACACCCGCACCCGTGGCGAGCGGGCTTGCCCCGCGTCGGGCTGCGCAGCAGCCCCAAAAACAGGCGCCGCGCTCCACGAGGAAAATCTCAATATCCTCATAGGGCCGCTGCGCAGCCCAACGCGGGGCAAGCCCGCTCGCCACGAAAGCATGAGACGGCATTCAACCCCTATGGATGATCCCACCGCCTACACCATCAACCCCAATGTCTTGGCTTTCGCCACCGCCTGCGTGCGCCGCTCCACGCCGAGCTTGCTGTGGATACGCCGCGCGTGGGTCTTGACGGTGTGCAACGAGATAAACAGCCGGTCGGCGATTTCCAGGTTGGAGTTGCCCAGGGCGATCAATTGCAGCACTTGCAGCTCGCGCTGGCTCAGGGGATTTTCCGCCACGCCGCTGGGCGCCGCCTGCGCCTCCAGGCCCAGTTCACTCAGTAACCCTGGCGAGCGCAACCGCAGTTCGCGAATCGCCTGCTGCACCTGGCAGCGCCCGGCCAGCGCCAGCCCAGCCTCCAGGGCCCGACGAGCCATCAGCGGATCACCGAGCTGCCAGGCCACCTCGCCCAGCACCAGTTGCAACTCGGTTTCCAGGCACAGCATGCCGCGCTGCCGAGTGGTGTCGAGCAAATCGTTGAGCCGTGCAATTGGCTGCTCGGCACAGCCCAGCTTCACTTCGGCCAGCACCAGCAAATACTCCAGGCGCGGGATCAGTTCCAGCGTGGCCGGCGGCGCCTGCTTGGCATCGGGCCCGCGAAAGTGGCGCAGCACCCGGCGCACCGCTTCCAGCGTCAATTCGGCGCGGCCCTGCTGCAACCAGAAATGCCCGCTGACCAACAGCAGCACCGCGCGATACACCGTGTCCGGTACCTGGCGCTGCTGCATCAAGCGCTCGGCCTCACGCAGCTGGATAAACGCCTGGGCGTAATCGCCTCGGTTCGCTGCCAGCAGCGCCAGGCCGAGAAAACCGTACAGCACGCGCTTGTCCTGGCTGTGCAGGCACATCGTCAAACCGGCCTCGAAACACTCAGTGGCCAGCGCATCCTGGCCTTGTCGCAGCGCAAGATGCCCGCGCCGCAAGGCAATCCGCCCCACCAACGGGCCGGCCTTGAGCCGCTGCCCAACCAGCATTGCCTGCACATGCTCCAACAGGCTCTGCGCCCGGTAGGGTGCGCCGCGTTGTTCCAGCAGTTGCGCATGATCCAGCTCCAGCAATGCCTCCAGCACCAACGAACCCTGTGCACGCGCCAGGCACAGGGCTTCGCGGTTCAAGGCCTGGCCCACGTCCAGTTCACCTCGCAGCAAGGCTTGCTGGGTCAGGCCCGAAAGGCACATCAGGCGCGAGGTCCAGGCGCTGTCGGGCAAGGCTTGCAGCGCCTCGAGAAAATGCTCGCGGGAGCGCTGGGCATCGCCGCTCAAGTGCAACAGCCAGCCCCATTGCGCCTGCCAGCGGGCCAACAGATAACGCTGTTGCGCCGCCGTCGGTTGCGGGGCGAACCTTGCCAATTGATCGATACACAAAGCTGCCTGGTCGAAGCGTCCGGCAAACAGCAACGCCGCCGTGACCAGCCCCACCAGTTGCGCCGAGCCGAGCATCAATTCATCGCCATGCTGCTCATGCAGGCGCAACAGCAGCACTGCGTTCTGTTGACGGAACAAGTCTTCAAAACTGAAGTGCTGCAACAGGCTCACCGCCACTTCGTAGGCTTCGGCCAGCAGCGCCTGTTCAAAGGCGGCCTGCCAGTCCTGCTGCGCGGTGAACCATTGGCAGGCGCGACGGTGCCAGGAACGCTTGGCCGGCCAGGGCTCATCGCGGATCAGTTGCGCCAATGGCGCAAAAATTTGCAGCCAGTCAGTGGTGTCCTCCCACGGCTGGATAAATGCGCCCAGCGCTTGCAGGTCGCGCAGGTAGTGATCGCCGTCACCAAAGCCGAACAAGTGCTCACACAAGCCCGGGTTGAAGCGCGGCATATGCGCCAACACACGCCAGGCCTCCGCCAGCTCGGCGGGCAAGGTGCCGAAGAGTTCGTGTTGCAGGTAGTCGAGCAAGGTTCTGTCCGGGTGCCCGTCACCGAGCAAAGCGATGCGCACGCCGGCGCACCAGCCGCCGCTGAACTGCATCACGCTGTCGACGGTGTGCGTGGGCCCGAGCAGTTGCTGGATTTCCGCAGGGCTGAACATCAACTCACTGCATTCCAGCAGCTCATCGTCGAGCAGCAGACGCGGCCAGTTGCACAGCGGGCGCCGCCGGGCGCCCAGCCACCAGGTCAGCGCCGGGCTGGCGGCGCTCAGCAAACGGTCGAGCAAGGCGTCCAGTTCGGGGGCCGGCAGGCGGCAGAAATCGTCGAGAAATATCCACGCCGGGCTGTGCCACCGGCTGAGGTCGAGCAACAAGGTGGCTTCGTCGACGAACGACAAACCGAGGTGTTGCGCCAGCCGCGCGCCAAAATCATCGGGGCTGAGCACGGCGCCATTGAGCGCCAGCCAATACACCTGACACTCCGCCGGCGCCTGCAACGCACACTCGGCGAGCAACGCGCTCTTGCCACTGCCACCCGGCGCGCAGAGCAGCTTCACCCTGACCGGCGCCGCCAGCAAAGGCCCGGCCAGGCGCGGGCGCAACAGGTGGTGGGCGGACAGCCGTGGCATGAATCCAGGACGGTCCAGGCAGCGTGTCATGGCGGTCATTGCTGCATCCTGCTTTTTATTGTTATGCAACCTGGCGCCTACCCTAGTCCTGTGGTCGGCGGTTGTTGAAGAAGTATTCAGCGGGGTGATTTATAGCCATGCACAAAACCCGGGATTCCACCCCACCCTAAAGTGGAACCCGGTCAATGTGGGAGCTGGCTTGCCAGCGATAGCGTTGGGTCA encodes:
- a CDS encoding LuxR C-terminal-related transcriptional regulator — its product is MTAMTRCLDRPGFMPRLSAHHLLRPRLAGPLLAAPVRVKLLCAPGGSGKSALLAECALQAPAECQVYWLALNGAVLSPDDFGARLAQHLGLSFVDEATLLLDLSRWHSPAWIFLDDFCRLPAPELDALLDRLLSAASPALTWWLGARRRPLCNWPRLLLDDELLECSELMFSPAEIQQLLGPTHTVDSVMQFSGGWCAGVRIALLGDGHPDRTLLDYLQHELFGTLPAELAEAWRVLAHMPRFNPGLCEHLFGFGDGDHYLRDLQALGAFIQPWEDTTDWLQIFAPLAQLIRDEPWPAKRSWHRRACQWFTAQQDWQAAFEQALLAEAYEVAVSLLQHFSFEDLFRQQNAVLLLRLHEQHGDELMLGSAQLVGLVTAALLFAGRFDQAALCIDQLARFAPQPTAAQQRYLLARWQAQWGWLLHLSGDAQRSREHFLEALQALPDSAWTSRLMCLSGLTQQALLRGELDVGQALNREALCLARAQGSLVLEALLELDHAQLLEQRGAPYRAQSLLEHVQAMLVGQRLKAGPLVGRIALRRGHLALRQGQDALATECFEAGLTMCLHSQDKRVLYGFLGLALLAANRGDYAQAFIQLREAERLMQQRQVPDTVYRAVLLLVSGHFWLQQGRAELTLEAVRRVLRHFRGPDAKQAPPATLELIPRLEYLLVLAEVKLGCAEQPIARLNDLLDTTRQRGMLCLETELQLVLGEVAWQLGDPLMARRALEAGLALAGRCQVQQAIRELRLRSPGLLSELGLEAQAAPSGVAENPLSQRELQVLQLIALGNSNLEIADRLFISLHTVKTHARRIHSKLGVERRTQAVAKAKTLGLMV